Part of the Vigna unguiculata cultivar IT97K-499-35 chromosome 3, ASM411807v1, whole genome shotgun sequence genome, AATATTCTTATATTGTAGATTTGGATTTTGCTTAGTTTCTCACGtcttgttttcttttgataattatgtttaaaataatctGACGGTGCATTTTCTTGAATTTAATAtaagatttatataaaatataaaaacagacagctcttatatataatgaaacctaaaatattatatatatatatatatatatatatacatatatatatatatatatatatatatatattaattatggatCTAGACATGGGagtatatatataactaaaatatatatattttgaaaaatgaaaatatgatttaatatgTAGTAACATGAgtctattattaattaaataattaaatatttttttaattcttaaatttagacataaaattaaaatttatgtattttttgtatattttagttattaaactttaaaaataaaaataaatgaatataaaacatgtttaaaaataataataatactattggactaaaataattatatttttttttttaaatttaaaaactaaaatatatcaaaatttaaaatataaattgaattttgatttcacaattaaatttaaaattaaaaatatatttaatttttgattaaACCTTACAAACAGACACCTTATACAATAAGATAAcagatgaaagaaaaagaaacaccGTTGATTTATGACAAAACTAAAACTTGAATATTCAGATAGACTAGTTGTTGTTGAATGCTTTGGCTAGATTTCTATTTCAACACGGTGAACACGTAAGTTCCCGTTATCTTTCTTTTTCCGCTCTGTATACCTATTTTAGTGGTTTGAAAAAATAGAGTGGACCCATCGCTTATTATTTGTTACTACTTTTTCATTGTCTTAACTGTGTCTCAGCCCTTACCACACATATACAACATAATTTGGATACGTAATTTGGTGAGATTTAGcatggaagaaaaaatattattggaagAAGTTggtgttttttaaataaattattttagttttgcaCAGTTaagtttttaatgaaattttcatttttttttcatgttaaaaattaataagacTTTTTACTGGTATAAGCTGtaaatttttatgtattttcaaGGAGATGTTAAAAATCTTTCACCCTCGTAACTACACCATTAAACTTTGGTTGATTTACGTTCACAGGTCAACtaattgaatttaatatatgaatatttattaaattttgatgagTTTCAAGATTTGTTGAGAATGGCTTTTCTGGGatcaaaattaaatacaattataataGAACCAAATCAGTTGTTTTCTATGGTTATTTCGAAAGCACtaataaaattgaattcaaGTTTACAAGTATGAGTTATGTTTACTCTTAcattattaaaagttatatgTAAAATTGGCTATTTAGTTTATTCAATCAACCAATTATAATCCTATATCATATAGATGATTTGtattagatattattataataaaaaatattcttatttctgacaattttaagaaaaatatatattatagacttattatagattttaacctttaatctcaatagaaaattttagaacaaaattatgcaataaaatatattaattaatgtaaaaataaaagtaaattgtaTCAGTTTAAATTCATCCTTCCACCTCATATAACTTCACATATTTCCTAACAAAAcactaaaaatatttcaagttTTATTGGACATCAACTTAATGTCTTAAGTTTTCCCTCGattgattatttaattagtttactTTTGTTAAATCTATTCCTCTAAATAAAAATcttttactaatataattaattttattttttaaatttaattgaacttTTTGGTCTTTTTCCAATACAAGGGACCTTTGgtggaagaaaatattttaaattcagaagaaaaagaaaacacgtttatcttgtttatttatAGAAAACGACATTtgcattaaaaataacaattaagttattatatatatatatatatatatatatatatatatatatatatatatatgtatatatgtatgtgtgtgtatgtttTTACTAGAAAAATGTTATCCGtggtaaattatatattatagaaaattaaatattttagttaaaatgatacattgttatttttatttatagaggACTTATACAAACAATTCGGTAATAGTTTTTATCAACTAAactatatttaactatttttagcGGTTATAACTCTCGTGATACACGTTCTACATGTGAAAAAATTTATTGTCCCAAATACTTCCTTACATTTTTGGTATTAAGTTGACAGCAAGAAAGTGTCAAAATTGGGATGAGAGGTTGGACAATAATTTGAAAAGGTCTAgctgatttcaatttttttaatttctgttcTCTTATGATATTTATCtaccaaatatatataatatattgtaaGTCACTTACAATATTTCATAATaagtgtttattattattattatttcatatagataatttaaaaatattaataaaaaaagcatttaattttctgtttatttttaatctttgacatttaattcaaataatttcatttctctttcttttttttatactctTACGTACCTTTAATCCGTCCATTGAAACAAAGATTGAGTATgaagataattttaatcatatagttttaattattcagttttggtaaaaatattttaagaaacttAACAAATTGAGCACTCTAGAAGCATGTCTGCGATATTAATTACTTACcttttacaaattatataatgtaaatcttaatattatgaaatgtcttaaaagaaagtaaaatgatgaaaaattagCTCTCAATAAAGTCCttctatcttcttttcttttttttgacaCATCATTTTACCTCTTTCTTATTAATTAACACTTTGGATATGAATAAGAATTTGGGTTGGGGTATTAAAAaacttttgttaataaaaatgtaagtgATGAATGCAATGTAGGTATACAATTAAActcttaacaaaaaaaaaaaatactcctattaaaattattatcaccTAAGTATGAATCCAAATGCAGAAAGTTTTTGAAGAAACACAGAAACCAGACCAAAGTGTACCAAAATTTGCCGAATTACCATCCTTAATCACACACACTTAACATTCAACTAAGAACAAGACAAAGACAATGAAGAATCATTGCATTAGGAAATTGTAGTCTTGAACCCCACCTATGCATGTGAATGTCCCCGACATGGATCTGTGAGTCCGAACCTCCACCTGGGGCCCATCCCATCCACCTCATCCAGTCCTCAACAATTCATATGGTTCATGTCACAGACATTctgaaaaaatagttttttcaaataataagaaaccaaaatcttataaaattatacatttttctgctaaaaaaattattttattagtctTCGAATCTGTGTTTGACATCCCTATCAGTGCTGGTTTTCTCCAGACTCTGGGATCCGAGTCCTATAAAATGTGCTAATGTGAGGAAAAGCCTCTCTCATCCCATTCACTTTTGAACCCACCTATCTACCTTCTGCACACACTTCCAACCCAATCCAATCCCCACACACATGCATGCTGTCTCTGCCTACAACTCATAACACACCACCCCCAATTActcattctctctttctctcttttctctctttcattcACAACCACTTCCTCTGCCCCTCATCTTTTCTTTCTCACCATGGAACATCATAAACCATTGTTACCTACTTCCTCTCACGCCGCTCCAACCCCAACCACTCGCAAGGACCTTCTTCTCGTCGTTTTCGGCTTGCTCTTCCTCTCTTCCCTCGTCGCTTATGGGGGTTACAGGGCCTCCAACGTGCCTCATGCTCACGTTTCATCGCCTGCATCCAACCATCAACAAGAACACCAAAGTCCCACATCGCTGCCTTCTTCTAAATGGTACCCTGTTTCAAGGGGTGTTTCTTCCGGCGTGTCGGAGAAGTCATTGAACTTGTTATTCGCCGGTGAAGGAGGAGCTTCCGAAGCATTTCCTTGGGACAATAGCATGCTGTCTTGGCAGAGAACTTCTTTTCATTTCCAGCCAGAGAAAAACTGGATGAACGGTAATTCTTTTCGTTTTCTTGTTTCGTTTCTTACCCCAACTAAAATTCTTTGATTCGAAATCAACACGTTTTTATTGTCTTCAATTTCTACCTAACCAATATCCAGGTCAcactttatttgattttattaagaTGGAACGTTTTGATTATGTGTGATATTGGATTAGCCTGAATAGTTTTCTCGTATCgtgtaataaattttctttacgATTGAAAcctctgttttgttttttgttattcaCTTTTTAGAGATGTCATTTTGTAGTTAAACGAAAAGGGAATATCGATTAGGATTCCGTGGGTTTTCTACTTGGAAAAAGAGCCCTATCAAAAGTGATAAGGACAATAATTAATCAAGGTTTAGCCAAtaaaaaatcatctttttttttcttttacaaaaaagtGTTTTTGATGGGGTCAAATCCCGTTTTGTCGGAgtgtttttttgaattaaaaaattgtgaatACTGGTGGATGTTTCTACGTAATTGTATTTTATCTCAAGCTAACTACTGtctctgttatttttttttttgtttgatgacTGTGGCTTGGACTGATGGGGGAACCTGATTTGCTCTGCTTCAGATCCGAATGGTAAGAAACTCCTCTCCCTTGCAAAGTTTGCGTAATTCGGTTTAATTCGttgctaatttttttcttctgatttGAGTATTTCGCGTTGAATTGCCaccatttttcttaataaagaATTGTCTCCTTCAACGCACTGATTGATAGCAGCCAAATAAATACTGGGACCGAGTTAAAGTTTAGCGGGGTCTGGGAGTTCAATTGGATTTTGGCATCTATTATTATGGTTTAGCAAGTCTCACAAAATTATCCATTACTACTAATCTAGAAGCAAATAACTTTTTCCACGACACAACGTGGGAAATTGGATTACCAGAGGGCCCACATAAAGTTGAATATATGACAACGAgttaaataatatgaaataaaataagatgacgtaaaatacacttgaaatttataaaagaattggAAATAAAATCAAGtcattagtttaaaatatttataataaaataaataaataaaacctcgtatcttttattttaggagaagtaaaagtatatttaaaaaacaaaacaaatataatttgactTCGATTTATTTTATTCCTTCCCTGAATCCAAAGATGTCTTGTTTATGCATCTCAGGTCCTATGTACTACAAGGGATGGTATCACTTTTTCTACCAATACAATCCGAACGGTGCAGTTTGGGGTGACATAGTTTGGGGACACGCGGTGTCAAGGGACATGATCCATTGGCTTCACCTTCCATTAGCAATGGTGGCTGATCAATGGTATGACAAACAAGGCGTGTGGACAGGCTCAGCCACCATCTTACCAAATGGTGAAATCATCATGTTATACACAGGTTCCACCAACGAGTCAGTGCAAGTTCAAAACCTTGCATACCCTGCTGACCCCTCTGACCCTCTGCTTCTGGATTGGATCAAACACCCCGAGAACCCAGTTTTGGTCCCACCACCAGGAATTGGTGCCAAGGACTTTCGTGACCCTACAACTGCATGGCTCACCTCTGAAGGAAAGTGGCGCATAACCATAGGATCCAAGCTTAATAAAACTGGCGTTGCTTTGGTTTATGACACTGAGGATTTCAAGACCTATGAGCTTAAGGAGGGGTTGCTTCGAGCTGTCCCTGGCACTGGCATGTGGGAGTGTGTGGACTTCTTCCCTGTGTCCAAGAAAAATGGAAATGGATTGGATACCTCTGTTAATGGGGCTGAGGTCAAGCATGTCATGAAGGTCAGCCTGGATGATGATAGACATGATTACTACGCCATTGGGACTTACGATGAAAACAAAGTTTTGTTCACACCAGATGATGTTAAGAATGATGTTGGAGTTGGTTTAAGGTATGACTATGGAATATTCTATGCATCCAAGACATTTTATGATCAGCACAAGGATAGGAGAATTTTGTGGGGTTGGATTGGAGAATCTGACAGTGAATATGCAGATGTCACCAAAGGTTGGGCTTCAGTTCAGgtacatttatatatgatataaaagtttaattttttatataatacacACCTAAGAATTTCATCAATATAATAAAACCATAACTATGTCTTTTAggataaatattgtaaaaatgagTTAACTTATGATAGATGATGTGTTTTCTGACTTTATAATTAGTTGGTAATGGCATTGTTAAATTTTGATTGTACAGAGTATTCCAAGAACTGTGAGTCTTGATACGAAGACTGGCAGCAACTTACTTCAGTGGCCTGTTGCTGAGGTGGAGAGTTTGAGATTGAGAAGTGATGAATTCAAAAGTTTGAAGGCTAAACCAGGGTCAGTGGTGTCACTAGATGTTGAAACAGCCACACAGGTTTGTGTTCATGatatacatataaaaagttTCTAAAGCTGTCAAATTTTTAGCTATACATGAACAAAGGTGAATCTGAATTAAGAGACATTGTTTGTACCAATGCAACAGTTGGACGTTGTTGCGGAGTTTGAGATAGACAAGGAATCCCTAGAGAAAACAGGTGAATCCAATGAGGAGTTCACATGCAGCAGCAGTGGTGGAGCTGCACAACGTGGTGCCTTGGGACCTTTTGGTCTTCTGGTTTTGGCTGATCAGGGGCTTTCTGAGTATACTCCGGTGTATTTCTATGTCATTAAAGGAAGAAATGGAAATCTTAGGACTTCATTTTGCTCTGATCAATCAAGGTATTGGACTACTATTTGTTAATTCTGAACTTGAAAGTTATCCAATATTCTGagatagagaaagaaaataactttGCACTAGATTTTCATAAATTCAATATTGAAGAATCTGGTACGTTGTCTTGGTAGGTCTTCTCAGGCAAATGATGTTCGCAAGCAAATACTTGGGAGCGTTGTTCCAGTACTTAAAGGCGAAAAGTTTTCCTTACGGATGCTGGTAATTGAGTTGTTCCTTTAAGTTTTCTATTGTTTTCTTGCTCAAGAAAACACATATCTTGCGCATGTTAACCAGATTAACTAATGAATGTTCATTTTAGGTGGACCATTCTATTGTTGAAAGCTTTGCTCAAGGTGGAAGAACGTGTGTGACATCTAGGGTTTATCCAACAAAGGCAATCTATGGAGCTGCTAGAATATTCTTGTTCAACAATGCTACTGAGGCCACTGTGACAGCCTCACTCAAAGTTTGGCAAATGAATTCTGCGTTTATACGGCCATTCCCATTCGACCCAGATCAGAAGAgctaaagttaattaaaattgaagatgaaagatttatagTCACGAAGGATTGGAGAACATGGCAATATGTGCTTATCAACAACTGTAATGACCTTCCCTTAAACCCAGATAAAGTGATGGGTTCTTGTTCAACGTCCATTCTTTCATTTTTGCCCAATTATATTGATCAGATGTTTCtcaatgaaatataattttaatgttctTCGATTCTCTGTAAAAtctttttcaccttttttttatgAGTTTTGAGTCCaggtataataaaaattatttattgtattttgttaAAGGTAAAATTATACTTCTGGACATTCaccttattctttttttatttagtttggcttttattttcttaactttttatcTGGTGAATTCGATTAATGTCATCCTTCTTTTCCTTTAAAACTAACATCGTTAGTAACTTTAATTCATTCACAGTCCAAAACggtaataaaagaatatatagcTGACTATTTCTCATctagaatatttaattaataattgaaggtgtattataaaaattattctttatctAGAATATCTTCTTGAGCCTTGTGCTATGTTCGCTTGAAAAGATTCTCCATttgaaaggaaaagagaagatAAATTAATAGATTATTTGAACGTTCGTTTGAGTTGAATTGAGGACGAGTGAAAGTACTAATTTGCGGGATGcatcaattttgtaattttgtgtgTTATGAACAGATTTGAGGGGTTATCGGAGGAAAGATCATTTTATCTTGGATCACATAAATGTATGTAGCAATCTGGTGAAGTTGGAGAGTAAGAGGATCGATCAGTGGATCTGTAAACTGAATGCAAAAGTATCTAAATTTGACATAATGATAATATCGTTAGAGCATTGTTGGTCCTCTGATCTTCCTTTTGTAGAACACctgtatttttttatagattttctCTCCTGATACTGATGGGGATAGAGAGAACAAATCAGGAATAAAAACTTATGTGTTTTTAGAAGGGGATCATGACCCTTTAAATAACCTAATTAGGTTAATTACTTTAAGATTTAGTATTCCTAATTTGGTCCCtcatcaaattataaattactttaTGGTCTCTacactattattattttcatgacgTATGTCTTTAGCCAAAACATTAATTTAGTTATGTCACTTAATTATTTGGCTTAATAAATATGGCTCTAACACATTAAAAtatgtatcatatatatttatgacCCAAAATTACCTACATACAACTGATTCCAACATGGTATATCAAATTCCTTGTTATTTGGAACATGATCTAGAGATctagatgaaaaaaattaaattattttattaattgctttgtaacattttttacaaatggaatacgaaaaaattaaattattttattaatttctataatttatttctttcaattgtagtagtaaaaaaatttttaaaaaaaattataattcctacaaatactaatttatactatttattaCATAAAGGACAATATGGTAATCtatcttttatatcttttataatttattttcaaattcactcaCAATCACCTctaaatctcttaaaaaatataacaattcaCTCTCATATCCACTCAAACACATCCATTCTCTCTCACTCAAACTCATCCACTCAAGGGAACATGCCCTTACATTTACTTGTCCTCAAATTTTGGATGTTTTAATCCAAATGCATGAAACAATACCAAGAGAAATCAAATACGaaatttttcatgtttattgaaggaattttttttaatattattgttattacattaatcaaatcattcataaactctcacaaattttatttctaaattcatTCACAATCACCTCTAAATcgtttaaaaaaaacatataattcaCTGTCATATCCACTCAAATATATTCGCTCTTGTTTCTCAAATTCATACACTCAAGGAATCATGccttacttttacttgtcctgaaatttataatttttaatccaaaTGCATGAAACAATACCGAGAtaaatcaaatatgaaatttttcatgtttagcgaaagagttttttttttttttagtttttgaatattattgttatGTTGTAGCGACAAAAAATCGTCACTTAATTGATTATGCACTTAAAAATATACTTCTTGTAAGTATTATCTTGtagtaatttttaaatgttattatattaaaatttatactaattttaaattgaatgaagaaacaatttaactcgtttaaaagaaaaaaaaaatctgaattgAATTCCTTTAtaagagaaaaagataaatgaaatataattaaatataaatctaatttagtattttcaatatttgatatgttaattatatatttgttttaatatatttgtttccgGTTCGATCTTCaagtttatttttgtgataattTTTCTCTGTCTCAATAGGTAGCAATAAATTaggagaaaaaaattgttttttaaaatatatttaaaatttaattttgtttgaatcatatccaatttaaaataatttacattagACCGAGGTTTAACTttagtctttattttattttatttttaaattataaaataaatagtgaatataataaacataataaaaacttaaaaaataatatctagAACCTCATTTACAGGTCATTACATGAATACATTACCGGTAATATAActcttaaaagtaaaataatccACTTGCagaattatgtttgtttatatatatatatatatatatatatatatatatatatatatatatatatatatatatatatatatatatatatatatatatatatataccttatTCAAAAGAAGTATTCATATGATAAACTTATCTAAAATAGCTCATGAATAGAATTAGATTTGAAGTTATTAAAATCCTGGTCCAAATGAAGCTCATCTTAAACTATTTAACTAGCCCTGAAGTTGAGATTATGTccttttaatgtaaataatttaatttaaaaataattgcaaGTAATACTTTTTATTCAATCATATATGCTTTAGAAtttgcatataaaataattacatataattgaagtaaaaacatcttatttttgttatttttttttataacaacaattaactcattttatcttttaaatcaattctaaccccattttttttaccgacagcaaaaataaaacataaatttaacaattatattttaataatttataatatatatatatatatatattcttttttgtgtttgtatctaattttttctattttatctttaattattattttaataattaatttttttataaattgtttaccTTTAACTGTTATTCTAAAAATCTCTTATGtctttaaaacttattttaaaaaacttattttatgtacacattttatttttctaatttttcatttaacaattattttaaaaattaattatatattctttattgatcttaactcaattttttatgaaaataaaaaaatgcaaacacaCAAGTGTTGTGACGCTTGTGTTATCGTTAGTATAGTTAGAGttgatttaaaagtaatttaagaaatatttaattaatatcagTGTAATGTTTATATAAAGGGACTAGATTGGCACTGACACGTAGGGCTAACACTCACACTCACACGTGGGgataattgacattattatatatttttttgttacttttatattttattgatatttttattattatctttttaaataattaaggatttattaaataaatttagaaaagataaatatcttatcttttattagataattcagattttattagataattctAAAATAGataagtattttatcttttattagataattaaggttttatttaaaaaattgaaaaggatAAGTATTTGGTTTATAAGTTTGTAGATAAGTGAAAATTACTAAagattaaagaattttcaattatcaataaaatcaattatctAAAGTTTGTTACTTCagttacaaaattaagtacaaCTTTTAGGTCTAGTCCATTGAGATGTGTGTTTATGGAAATAGAAAGTCTTACAAAGTTGAAATTCAATCTTTGGAGGTGGACAATCATTTTGAAAGCTGAAGACATTcatcattattcttttttagtGTTCAGAATATACAAAAGTAACTAACTCCCTTATTTATAGGGGTTGGACGCAATGTATCTTAACTGTGATATTTgttattcaatatatttatttttttattactcttATGTTCTATTCTCGTATTCTTGTTATTAACTTCATGAACTATTGATTACATATTTATGAGTATTTGATTATTGGACTCGATGTTGGAACCTCGAATAGGATAGAACAACTAATTGATTTTTCATCATGACATATAGCTTAAAGGTTA contains:
- the LOC114178394 gene encoding acid beta-fructofuranosidase → MEHHKPLLPTSSHAAPTPTTRKDLLLVVFGLLFLSSLVAYGGYRASNVPHAHVSSPASNHQQEHQSPTSLPSSKWYPVSRGVSSGVSEKSLNLLFAGEGGASEAFPWDNSMLSWQRTSFHFQPEKNWMNDPNGPMYYKGWYHFFYQYNPNGAVWGDIVWGHAVSRDMIHWLHLPLAMVADQWYDKQGVWTGSATILPNGEIIMLYTGSTNESVQVQNLAYPADPSDPLLLDWIKHPENPVLVPPPGIGAKDFRDPTTAWLTSEGKWRITIGSKLNKTGVALVYDTEDFKTYELKEGLLRAVPGTGMWECVDFFPVSKKNGNGLDTSVNGAEVKHVMKVSLDDDRHDYYAIGTYDENKVLFTPDDVKNDVGVGLRYDYGIFYASKTFYDQHKDRRILWGWIGESDSEYADVTKGWASVQSIPRTVSLDTKTGSNLLQWPVAEVESLRLRSDEFKSLKAKPGSVVSLDVETATQLDVVAEFEIDKESLEKTGESNEEFTCSSSGGAAQRGALGPFGLLVLADQGLSEYTPVYFYVIKGRNGNLRTSFCSDQSRSSQANDVRKQILGSVVPVLKGEKFSLRMLVDHSIVESFAQGGRTCVTSRVYPTKAIYGAARIFLFNNATEATVTASLKVWQMNSAFIRPFPFDPDQKS